Genomic window (Helianthus annuus cultivar XRQ/B chromosome 3, HanXRQr2.0-SUNRISE, whole genome shotgun sequence):
TATTTCTTTCTCCTGCCATAATTGCACATGACATAAAAGAACATCATTCAACATGAAAGTAACAattggatgcacatgtgcatatattacCAACTGCATCGTCGACTAATAACCAACCTTTTTTTGGCTGTTCACTTAACACTTTTGTATTCACATTCCTTATAATCTGGCAGTTTTGTTGCCCCTTCGTCATTCGATCTCAACAAAAGTGTTATTTTTTCTTCgcttttttccatttttttcctACAATAATAATTGAAACATAATATAATCAAACATGCAATTTCAGTTAGTATGTGCATTAAACAACTTTTTTCATCACTATAAACGATATGTATTTATGCAtctatatgcacatgtgcatcacatataaTTGTGATTATGCACTTGTGAATCAATATACACATGTGCATCTCATATTCTTATAATGATGCTTAAAATCAATCCATATGTAAAGTTCAATGTTATGTGCTCAAATtcaatatgcacatatgcataaatttaaacaacaacatcaacaaaaTCTAATTACACAAAATCATATACACCTATATTAAACAAAGCTGCTCATGTTTGCTATGCACATGTGAATCACATGAAACAATAACACCAGCATATCCTAATTTCACAAAATCACAGTGACACCATCATATCCTAATTACACAAAAACCACGTATCTTACACAAAACTGCTCGAGttcattatgcacatgtgcattacctaaaacaacaacagcagcatATTCCAATTACACAAAATCATATACACGTATCCTAAACAAATCTACACAAATTCACTATGCACATGAATGATATTATTAACTTTATTTGGTTCACATATACATACTAGGTCGGCTATGGCACTGTATAAGATCTGTGCCATAACATAACAAGCACATTTAATAGATCAACGACTTGAATCACGTTCATATAAATCATTGATAGAAATCAAAATTACTGATAAAAAAAAGATACCTAAAGAATAATATATATATCTACCGGTAATAATCAAAGCCTTACCGAGTGTTAGATGGCGTGATTGGCGACTAGTTGAGATTTGGCAAAGATAGACGATCAGCGATTAATAAATGGAAACGATTTCTGATTTCTAGGTCATGACGATCAATGGTAATCGATGATTTTGTAATCGATTACTGAATGTAATAACAATCAGTAACCGATGATGAATGATTTTGTTCAAATTGTGCCCTAATTTGTACTATGCAACTTCAACTATGCATATGTGCATACATACAACTATGACATATCTTATCAATAATATATATGAACCAACACATGCGCAAAACTATAACTATGCAACTacaactatgcacatgtgcatacatacaACTATGAAATAATTTATCAATATAAACATATGTTATCAcattatgcacatatgcataccTATAAATGACCCAAAAAATTAAGTCGGCTACAAATTATAAACATAATTTATCACGTTATGCACATGTGAATACCAATCAAACATAAATATGAACCAAAACCATAAGTTAtcacattatgcacatgtgcattccaaatcaaacataaacacataatcgtaTGAACTTACATCGGCTGTAATCTACTTACATCGGCTGTAATCTACATGAACAAGCACATAATCGACTGTAATCTACATGAACAAGCACAAAGAACTTTGTATGAACTTACATAGTATGAACTTACATCGGCAGTATGAACTTTCAAGTTCGTAAATTGATGCAACGACTTATGTTCTTCGTAATATCCCTCTCCGTGCAATAAACCTCACCGATTATGCCGATTATGACCGTTTTTGCCCTAAATCGATTCGTTATGGCCGTTTTTTGCTCTAATTTTGAGCTCATGACTAATCTGCGGTTGACGATTGACTAGCGACGATGATCGTAGGGCGAATAATGATGATGAATGGCTAGAATTGTGAGCGTCGGTGAGTATCAGATTGATGTTTATGAGATTTTTTGGGGAAAATCAATTGATTGGGAGACTTGTGTTTGGTTTTGGACGTGAAATTGTATTATCTAtcgattgaggatgttttaaatccgcAACCTGCAAATCCAAATCCAAACGCAAGTACAAGTGCTGTAAACGAGTGTTCTaatggtaattatgttaattcagaTCATTAAATTGTTCGTAGACTTGTTTTGTTTAATCGTAGCAATGATTTTGCATTGTTGTAGCTGCTTTTGAAGTTTGAATGTTGAGATATTTTTTATATGAAAGCAACATCTACAAGTTTGCATGTTATGTATCTTTCAATTCGCAGTTGATGTTTATTCTGTTTACGGATTTTCGCATGTTATGGTATAATAAATCGCATGTGTAAAACATATTAATCATAATCATCATTTTCGCATGTTGTTCATACAATTCGCACGTGTTGTTGTTCCTACGATGAAATTATGCAGTTATTAATATATCGCATGTAATGAGTCCTATAATTCgcatgtgttttttttatttgatttatgtAGATGAAAGGGTTTACACTCCGGAGGTTTAAGCATCAGCTACACCTGTGGTTGGAATGCATATTACctctattgaacaagcatatgcgtTTTACAAATCATGTGCTAAGTTAGGTGGTTTTTCTACTCGGAAGGGTGGTGAAGTACCcagtggtggtataatcaaaactaagtattttgtttgttctaaagagggtCATAAGCCATTGTGTATTGAAGATCGTTATTTGAAGTCAAAAAAGCAATTCAAATCAAGGAACAGGGGGACTATTAGAACCGGATGCCaagctcaacttatgatttgcacggtggatggtagattatatacagtAAAGAGTTTTGTTGATCGCCATGATCATAAGTTTGTATGTCCACATGATATTCATATGCTGCTAGCGTACAGACAATTGTCAGATTTCCATATAACGAAGAAACATTGTGGTGGTTTCGAGAACGTTGGCGccacggttgatgattgcaaaaattttaggaATCGAATTAACAGCTATATAGGAGAATATGACGCTGACATGGTGATTAGTAGGATGACCGACAAAAAACAGTATTTAGTTGATCATTCGTTTGAATATTCTGTTGATGATGAAAAACGGTTAACTGGTTTGTTCTGGGCTGATGGGTTATGCAAGCTTAACTTTATGGAGTTTAGGGATGTGATATCGTTCGATGCAATTTTCAAGATAAACAGGTAAGTGtttcaagacaaacatgttttttatttatttttcgcATGTTATATGATTTTCCTAAATTGCAATATCGCATGTTATTATATATTGAACAGCAGGTGTTGAATATATCGCATGTTATACTTTATATTTTCGCATGTGATATCTGTCTATTTCGCATGTTTTAAATGTGTACTTCGCATGTGTTTGttcaggtacaagatggtgtttgttcTGTTCACTGGGATTGACAATCACTGTCGAAATGTAACCCTTGGAGCTGGGTTGTTGGCATTGGAGAGCATTGAATCCTATAAATGGCTTCTGAATTCATTCGTAAAGTCATTTGGTCGGCAGCCAAAGGTTGTAGTGACGGACCAAGACCCTGctatgaaacaggctattgaggaggttttTTCTACCAGCAGACACCgattgtgcatgtggcacataatgaaaaaagtggcagataaggtatAGCATGCTATATTGTCTTTCGTTAGCGTTTTTTTATAATATAGATTTTGTTATAGGCCTATATAAAAAGCATTTATCGGTATAGGTTGGACACGAGTTGTGCAATAATGATGAGTTTAAAATGAGGATGTGCGATATTGTATGGACTGATTCTATTGAGCCTGAAGAATTCGAGAGATAGTGGAAGTTGGTGATGATTGAGTTCGGTCTCACTGAAAAtaaatggattgatgatatgttttcGATGAGATATATGTGATTCTGGCTTTTTACCGGCATGAGCCCATGTCTGGGCTCATGCGAACAACTTCGAGATCAGAGAGCGAGAATCATTTTTTTTGCCAGGTGTCAAATTCACAACTCACTCTTGTAGAGTTTTTGAATCATTTTGACGGTGCAATGGATGTCCAAAGGTTCAATCACATAAAgaatgatcatatttcaagatatactgagccTGCTGATTGGAGCGAAACTACTTTGGAAAAAGAAGTTGCTAAGATATACACCAGGTCTATATTCTTTGATCAGCAAATAGAGATATATGGAACAATTACCGAATGTCTGCCGATGGACACCAAAGTCGAGGGTCCACAAATCAGGATATTGTTGAAAGACTTTAAAGCTCATGGAGATGGTTTATTAGAGGTATTATAGgatatatatttaaaacatgCGAAATTGATTTTGATGTACGCATGTGATTTTATATTAATACAATTAAATGATTTTttagacatgcgaaattgttaatttacacatgcgattttaatttttaatatatattttttcttttgtttttcttaggtgtggttcaagaatcttgaaaatgatgtaactacatagtgtagctgtttgcgttttgagcagtatgggctgctatgtaaacacatctattttcttttcaagatgtttggtgttaaagaaataccaaacaaatatgttatgaAGAGATGGACAAAGGATGTCGTGCCGAATGAATTAAATGTGAAGTTCGATATAAAGGTGGGTGACAAGGATGTGCAACACAATGCTAAACggattgctcgtgaaatcatccacacaggggagtatttggttagcaatttgatttccgaccttgatcaacttgttttagtgAGGGATCAAATAAGGCACcttaaagagagagttgatcagtgtcgtataaccaagcaacttgatccaaaatttgaCCGATTTTCAAAGTTGTTTGGTTACCAACAACCAGTAGCTAATGCACCTCCTATTGTCCGTGTGCCGGCTGGCATAAGAAACAAAGGTCGTGACTCGCATAAAAGGATTAAATCcaagaaggaacaaatgatccGCCGCAAAGGaaaaaggtcaaggacatgtagtgtatgcaatgaaaaaggtAAACAACAAGGCAAACaacaaaagaagatgaagggCGTCCAGATTGAAAAGACCCCAGAGACAAAGACAACGAGGTCGAAg
Coding sequences:
- the LOC118490434 gene encoding protein FAR1-RELATED SEQUENCE 5-like, with amino-acid sequence MHITSIEQAYAFYKSCAKLGGFSTRKGGEVPSGGIIKTKYFVCSKEGHKPLCIEDRYLKSKKQFKSRNRGTIRTGCQAQLMICTVDGRLYTVKSFVDRHDHKFVCPHDIHMLLAYRQLSDFHITKKHCGGFENVGATVDDCKNFRNRINSYIGEYDADMVISRMTDKKQYLVDHSFEYSVDDEKRLTGLFWADGLCKLNFMEFRDVISFDAIFKINRYKMVFVLFTGIDNHCRNVTLGAGLLALESIESYKWLLNSFVKSFGRQPKVVVTDQDPAMKQAIEEVFSTSRHRLCMWHIMKKVADKVGHELCNNDEFKMRMCDIVWTDSIEPEEFER